Proteins encoded within one genomic window of Lampris incognitus isolate fLamInc1 chromosome 1, fLamInc1.hap2, whole genome shotgun sequence:
- the morc2 gene encoding ATPase MORC2 isoform X2, producing MAFSNYSSLNRAQLTFEYLHTNSTTHEFLFGALAELVDNSRDANATRIDIYTEKRPELRGGYMLCFLDDGTGMDPNEATHVIQFGKSSKRSPESTQIGQYGNGLKSGSMRIGKDFILFTKKGSTLTCLFLSRTFHEEEGLDEVIVPLPTWELKTRKPVTCDPEKYAIETELIFKYSPFKNEQQLMEQFNKIEGSNGTLVIIYNLKLMDNREPELDVETDHQDILMAGTTIEGVKPERRSFRAYAAVLYIDPRMRIFIQGHKVRTKRLSCCLYKPRVYKYSSTRFKTRAEQEVKKADHLAKIAEEKAREAESKRLALENSVGDDLSKESRAILRKAQDTAMMLRRDADMKKKILETKQKALKEPKELSFTFGVNIEQRDLDGMFVYNCSRLIKMYEKTGPQLEGGMACGGVVGVVDVPYLVLEPTHNKQDFADAKEYRHLLKSMGEHLAQYWKDSNIAQKGIVKFWDEFGYLSASWAAPPSSEQRYKRRRAMEIPLTIQCDKCLKWRTLPFQMDAVDKRYPDSWMCLMNPDSTQDRCDAPEQKQNLPCGVLKKDKQTAEDKQRELSEKIKQQQEKLVSLQKTSTIKSAADVKKLPLEVSMKPTTERAPQATRSSERTSTRPRSPPLPSHLKNPLGVSPARTTTQRPTRTPAPPPPASKVEHSRVRAAAKPSPPSAKPASKTPAKPPSRSLRTPAKASPAKQTPANQRKRIIEEEEEDSEQEEEEEEEEEEQDESEEESEEEEPQVKKSKMASAAGNRGKVVEKVPPPKRGKVAEVSTPPQPEKKSVTTPTARQPPTTPSSAPKASPMQQHGAKAKAADKAPEQDPERDTKLAQKDKGLLVEVRVNKEWYTGKVIAVETNKQSVRWKVKFDYVPRSTPKDRWVFKGSDEVRLMRPPSPISQVPDTQQGTEKGSAPMEPDTTQPGTSREVTDNLVTMMRTMLRYFFPPDFRIPKDDVNSMTAEELVAFPLKEYFQQYELGLQSLCNSYQSRADAKAKAVEEKNSNAEIKLKEADEKLQKLRTNIVALLQKVQEDIDINTDDELDAYIEDLLTKGD from the exons ATGGCCTTCTCGAACTACAGTAGCCTGAACAGGGCTCAGCTCACTTTTGAGTACTTGCACACAAACTC AACAACCCACGAATTCTTGTTTGGAGCCCTGGCAGAGCTTGTGGACAATTCCAG AGATGCCAATGCCACGCGAATAGACATCTACACAG AAAAGAGACCGGAACTGCGGGGAGGCTACATGCTCTGTTTCCTTGATGACGGTACAGGAATGGACCCCA ATGAGGCAACCCATGTGATCCAGTTTGGAAAGTCCAGCAAACGGTCGCCTGAGTCCACTCAGATTGGCCAATATGGAAATGGCCTGAAATC GGGTTCCATGCGTATCGGAAAGGACTTCATCTTGTTCACTAAAAAGGGCAGCACCTTGACTTGCCTTTTCCTGTCAAGGACATTCCATGAAGAGGAGGGACTGGATGAG GTGATAGTGCCCCTCCCCACTTGGGAACTGAAGACCAGGAAGCCTGTGACCTGTGACCCTGAAAAGTATGCCATCGAGACAGAACTTATCTTCAAGTACTCTCCCTTCAAAAATGAACAACAGCTGATGGAACAATTCAACAAAATAGAGGGCAGCAATG GTACTCTGGTTATCATCTATAATCTGAAACTGATGGACAATAGAGAACCTGAGCTGGATGTAGAGACTGATCACCAGGACATCCTGATGGCTGGGACAACTATTGAAGGAGT GAAACCAGAGAGGAGGTCGTTCCGAGCCTATGCAGCTGTGTTGTACATTGACCCACGAATGAGGATCTTCATTCAGGGACACAAAGTCAGGACCAAGAGACTGTCCTGCTGTCTTTATAAACCAAG AGTTTATAAGTACTCATCCACACGTTTCAAAACCCGTGCTGAGCAGGAGGTGAAGAAAGCAGATCACCTTGCCAAGATTG CGGAGGAGAAAGCTCGCGAGGCAGAGAGTAAGCGGCTAGCTTTGGAAAACAGTGTAGGAGATGACCTATCAAAAGAGTCACGG GCAATACTGAGAAAGGCTCAGGACACAGCCATGATGCTACGGCGGGATGCTGACATGAAGAAAAAGATCCTAGAAACCAAACAAAA aGCATTAAAGGAGCCCAAAGAACTGAGTTTTACATTCGGGGTGAATATCGAACAGCGGGACCTGGACGGGATGTTTGTGTATAACTGCTCTCGTCTCATCAAGATGTATGAGAAGACGGGGCCACAGCTGGAGGGAGGCAT GGCCTGTGGAGGTGTGGTAGGAGTTGTTGATGTACCATATCTAGTTCTAGAGCCTACTCACAACAAACAAGACTTTGCAGATGCTAAGGAGTATCGACATCTTCTGAAATCTATGGGGGAGCATCTTGCTCAGTACTGGAAGGACAGTAACATAG CTCAGAAGGGAATAGTGAAGTTTTGGGATGAGTTTGGCTACCTGTCTGCAAGCTGGGCTGCACCACCTTCATCAGAGCAGAGATACAAGAGACGGCGTGCCATGGAGATACCACTTACCATACAATGTG ATAAGTGTTTAAAGTGGAGAACATTGCCATTCCAAATGGATGCAGTGGACAAACGTTATCCAGACAGCTGGATGTGTCTGATGAACCCTGACAGCACCCAGGACAG GTGTGATGCTCCAGAGCAGAAACAGAATCTGCCATGTGGTGTTCtcaaaaaagacaaacaaacagctgAAGACAAACAGAGAGAACTCTCGGAGAAAATCAAACAGCAGCAGGAGAAACTAGTGTCCCTGCAG AAAACCAGCACAATAAAGTCTGCAGCAGATGTGAAGAAGCTACCACTGGAGGTCAGCATGAAGCCAACCACAGAGCGCGCTCCTCAG GCAACCCGGTCCTCTGAGAGGACCTCAACACGTCCCCGCTCTCCgcctctcccatctcatctcaaaaATCCCCTCGGCGTTTCCCCAGCCCGCACCACTACTCAGCGCCCTACTCGGACACCTGCCCCCCCACCTCCTGCTTCCAAAGTTGAGCACTCCAGAGTTAGAGCAGCTGCGAAGCCTTCTCCGCCTTCTGCAAAGCCTGCATCCAAAACCCCAGCCAAACCACCCAGCCGCAGCTTGCGG ACACCAGCCAAAGCTTCTCCTGCCAAGCAAACACCTGCTAACCAACGCAAGAGAAtaatagaggaggaggaggaggacagtgagcaagaggaggaagaagaagaggaggaggaggagcaggatgaaagcgaggaagagagtgaagaagagGAACCACAGGTCAAAAAGTCTAAGATGGCTTCAGCAGCTGGTAACCGTGGCAAAGTAGTGGAGAAGGTTCCCCCTCCCAAACGTGGAAAGGTGGCAGAG GTCAGCACACCACCACAGCCTGAGAAGAAGAGTGTGACCACTCCTACTGCACGGCAGCCCCCCACCACTCCCTCCTCTGCCCCCAAAGCCAGCCCTATGCAACAGCATGGGGCAAAGGCCAAG GCAGCTGATAAGGCTCCAGAGCAGGATCCAGAGAGGGACACCAAACTTGCTCAGAAAG ATAAGGGTCTACTGGTAGAGGTACGTGTGAATAAGGAGTGGTACACAGGCAAAGTGATTGCTGTGGAGACCAATAAACAGAGTGTTCGTTGGAAAGTGAAGTTTGATTATGTGCCCAGATCCACCCCGAAAGACCGCTG GGTGTTCAAGGGTAGTGATGAGGTGCGATTGATGCGCCCACCATCTCCAATCTCTCAGGTCCCCGACACCCAGCAGGGGACGGAGAAGGGATCAGCCCCTATGGAGCCAGACACTACTCAGCCAGGTACCAGTCGAGAGGTAACCGACAACCTGGTCACCATGATGAG GACAATGCTGCGCTACTTCTTCCCTCCTGATTTTCGAATTCCAAAAGACGATGTCAACAGCATGACAGCAGAGGAACTTGTGGCCTTTCCTCTG AAAGAGTATTTCCAGCAGTACGAACTGGGTCTTCAGTCCCTTTGTAACTCATACCAGAGCAGAGCTGATGCTAAGGCCAAAGCTGTGGAGGAGAAGAACAGCAATGCTGAGATCAAACTGAAGGAGGCAGATGAGAAACTACAGAAACTGCGAACCAATATTGTAGCGCTTCTGCAGAAAGTACAGGAG
- the morc2 gene encoding ATPase MORC2 isoform X1 translates to MAFSNYSSLNRAQLTFEYLHTNSTTHEFLFGALAELVDNSRDANATRIDIYTEKRPELRGGYMLCFLDDGTGMDPNEATHVIQFGKSSKRSPESTQIGQYGNGLKSGSMRIGKDFILFTKKGSTLTCLFLSRTFHEEEGLDEVIVPLPTWELKTRKPVTCDPEKYAIETELIFKYSPFKNEQQLMEQFNKIEGSNGTLVIIYNLKLMDNREPELDVETDHQDILMAGTTIEGVKPERRSFRAYAAVLYIDPRMRIFIQGHKVRTKRLSCCLYKPRVYKYSSTRFKTRAEQEVKKADHLAKIAEEKAREAESKRLALENSVGDDLSKESRAILRKAQDTAMMLRRDADMKKKILETKQKALKEPKELSFTFGVNIEQRDLDGMFVYNCSRLIKMYEKTGPQLEGGMACGGVVGVVDVPYLVLEPTHNKQDFADAKEYRHLLKSMGEHLAQYWKDSNIAQKGIVKFWDEFGYLSASWAAPPSSEQRYKRRRAMEIPLTIQCDKCLKWRTLPFQMDAVDKRYPDSWMCLMNPDSTQDRCDAPEQKQNLPCGVLKKDKQTAEDKQRELSEKIKQQQEKLVSLQKTSTIKSAADVKKLPLEVSMKPTTERAPQATRSSERTSTRPRSPPLPSHLKNPLGVSPARTTTQRPTRTPAPPPPASKVEHSRVRAAAKPSPPSAKPASKTPAKPPSRSLRTPAKASPAKQTPANQRKRIIEEEEEDSEQEEEEEEEEEEQDESEEESEEEEPQVKKSKMASAAGNRGKVVEKVPPPKRGKVAEMDYCSSNQSTSVLLTLQVSTPPQPEKKSVTTPTARQPPTTPSSAPKASPMQQHGAKAKAADKAPEQDPERDTKLAQKDKGLLVEVRVNKEWYTGKVIAVETNKQSVRWKVKFDYVPRSTPKDRWVFKGSDEVRLMRPPSPISQVPDTQQGTEKGSAPMEPDTTQPGTSREVTDNLVTMMRTMLRYFFPPDFRIPKDDVNSMTAEELVAFPLKEYFQQYELGLQSLCNSYQSRADAKAKAVEEKNSNAEIKLKEADEKLQKLRTNIVALLQKVQEDIDINTDDELDAYIEDLLTKGD, encoded by the exons ATGGCCTTCTCGAACTACAGTAGCCTGAACAGGGCTCAGCTCACTTTTGAGTACTTGCACACAAACTC AACAACCCACGAATTCTTGTTTGGAGCCCTGGCAGAGCTTGTGGACAATTCCAG AGATGCCAATGCCACGCGAATAGACATCTACACAG AAAAGAGACCGGAACTGCGGGGAGGCTACATGCTCTGTTTCCTTGATGACGGTACAGGAATGGACCCCA ATGAGGCAACCCATGTGATCCAGTTTGGAAAGTCCAGCAAACGGTCGCCTGAGTCCACTCAGATTGGCCAATATGGAAATGGCCTGAAATC GGGTTCCATGCGTATCGGAAAGGACTTCATCTTGTTCACTAAAAAGGGCAGCACCTTGACTTGCCTTTTCCTGTCAAGGACATTCCATGAAGAGGAGGGACTGGATGAG GTGATAGTGCCCCTCCCCACTTGGGAACTGAAGACCAGGAAGCCTGTGACCTGTGACCCTGAAAAGTATGCCATCGAGACAGAACTTATCTTCAAGTACTCTCCCTTCAAAAATGAACAACAGCTGATGGAACAATTCAACAAAATAGAGGGCAGCAATG GTACTCTGGTTATCATCTATAATCTGAAACTGATGGACAATAGAGAACCTGAGCTGGATGTAGAGACTGATCACCAGGACATCCTGATGGCTGGGACAACTATTGAAGGAGT GAAACCAGAGAGGAGGTCGTTCCGAGCCTATGCAGCTGTGTTGTACATTGACCCACGAATGAGGATCTTCATTCAGGGACACAAAGTCAGGACCAAGAGACTGTCCTGCTGTCTTTATAAACCAAG AGTTTATAAGTACTCATCCACACGTTTCAAAACCCGTGCTGAGCAGGAGGTGAAGAAAGCAGATCACCTTGCCAAGATTG CGGAGGAGAAAGCTCGCGAGGCAGAGAGTAAGCGGCTAGCTTTGGAAAACAGTGTAGGAGATGACCTATCAAAAGAGTCACGG GCAATACTGAGAAAGGCTCAGGACACAGCCATGATGCTACGGCGGGATGCTGACATGAAGAAAAAGATCCTAGAAACCAAACAAAA aGCATTAAAGGAGCCCAAAGAACTGAGTTTTACATTCGGGGTGAATATCGAACAGCGGGACCTGGACGGGATGTTTGTGTATAACTGCTCTCGTCTCATCAAGATGTATGAGAAGACGGGGCCACAGCTGGAGGGAGGCAT GGCCTGTGGAGGTGTGGTAGGAGTTGTTGATGTACCATATCTAGTTCTAGAGCCTACTCACAACAAACAAGACTTTGCAGATGCTAAGGAGTATCGACATCTTCTGAAATCTATGGGGGAGCATCTTGCTCAGTACTGGAAGGACAGTAACATAG CTCAGAAGGGAATAGTGAAGTTTTGGGATGAGTTTGGCTACCTGTCTGCAAGCTGGGCTGCACCACCTTCATCAGAGCAGAGATACAAGAGACGGCGTGCCATGGAGATACCACTTACCATACAATGTG ATAAGTGTTTAAAGTGGAGAACATTGCCATTCCAAATGGATGCAGTGGACAAACGTTATCCAGACAGCTGGATGTGTCTGATGAACCCTGACAGCACCCAGGACAG GTGTGATGCTCCAGAGCAGAAACAGAATCTGCCATGTGGTGTTCtcaaaaaagacaaacaaacagctgAAGACAAACAGAGAGAACTCTCGGAGAAAATCAAACAGCAGCAGGAGAAACTAGTGTCCCTGCAG AAAACCAGCACAATAAAGTCTGCAGCAGATGTGAAGAAGCTACCACTGGAGGTCAGCATGAAGCCAACCACAGAGCGCGCTCCTCAG GCAACCCGGTCCTCTGAGAGGACCTCAACACGTCCCCGCTCTCCgcctctcccatctcatctcaaaaATCCCCTCGGCGTTTCCCCAGCCCGCACCACTACTCAGCGCCCTACTCGGACACCTGCCCCCCCACCTCCTGCTTCCAAAGTTGAGCACTCCAGAGTTAGAGCAGCTGCGAAGCCTTCTCCGCCTTCTGCAAAGCCTGCATCCAAAACCCCAGCCAAACCACCCAGCCGCAGCTTGCGG ACACCAGCCAAAGCTTCTCCTGCCAAGCAAACACCTGCTAACCAACGCAAGAGAAtaatagaggaggaggaggaggacagtgagcaagaggaggaagaagaagaggaggaggaggagcaggatgaaagcgaggaagagagtgaagaagagGAACCACAGGTCAAAAAGTCTAAGATGGCTTCAGCAGCTGGTAACCGTGGCAAAGTAGTGGAGAAGGTTCCCCCTCCCAAACGTGGAAAGGTGGCAGAG ATGGATTACTGCAGCTCCAATCAGAGCACGTCTGTGCTGTTGACCTTGCAGGTCAGCACACCACCACAGCCTGAGAAGAAGAGTGTGACCACTCCTACTGCACGGCAGCCCCCCACCACTCCCTCCTCTGCCCCCAAAGCCAGCCCTATGCAACAGCATGGGGCAAAGGCCAAG GCAGCTGATAAGGCTCCAGAGCAGGATCCAGAGAGGGACACCAAACTTGCTCAGAAAG ATAAGGGTCTACTGGTAGAGGTACGTGTGAATAAGGAGTGGTACACAGGCAAAGTGATTGCTGTGGAGACCAATAAACAGAGTGTTCGTTGGAAAGTGAAGTTTGATTATGTGCCCAGATCCACCCCGAAAGACCGCTG GGTGTTCAAGGGTAGTGATGAGGTGCGATTGATGCGCCCACCATCTCCAATCTCTCAGGTCCCCGACACCCAGCAGGGGACGGAGAAGGGATCAGCCCCTATGGAGCCAGACACTACTCAGCCAGGTACCAGTCGAGAGGTAACCGACAACCTGGTCACCATGATGAG GACAATGCTGCGCTACTTCTTCCCTCCTGATTTTCGAATTCCAAAAGACGATGTCAACAGCATGACAGCAGAGGAACTTGTGGCCTTTCCTCTG AAAGAGTATTTCCAGCAGTACGAACTGGGTCTTCAGTCCCTTTGTAACTCATACCAGAGCAGAGCTGATGCTAAGGCCAAAGCTGTGGAGGAGAAGAACAGCAATGCTGAGATCAAACTGAAGGAGGCAGATGAGAAACTACAGAAACTGCGAACCAATATTGTAGCGCTTCTGCAGAAAGTACAGGAG
- the morc2 gene encoding ATPase MORC2 isoform X3 translates to MAFSNYSSLNRAQLTFEYLHTNSTTHEFLFGALAELVDNSRDANATRIDIYTEKRPELRGGYMLCFLDDGTGMDPNEATHVIQFGKSSKRSPESTQIGQYGNGLKSGSMRIGKDFILFTKKGSTLTCLFLSRTFHEEEGLDEVIVPLPTWELKTRKPVTCDPEKYAIETELIFKYSPFKNEQQLMEQFNKIEGSNGTLVIIYNLKLMDNREPELDVETDHQDILMAGTTIEGVKPERRSFRAYAAVLYIDPRMRIFIQGHKVRTKRLSCCLYKPRVYKYSSTRFKTRAEQEVKKADHLAKIAEEKAREAESKRLALENSVGDDLSKESRAILRKAQDTAMMLRRDADMKKKILETKQKALKEPKELSFTFGVNIEQRDLDGMFVYNCSRLIKMYEKTGPQLEGGMACGGVVGVVDVPYLVLEPTHNKQDFADAKEYRHLLKSMGEHLAQYWKDSNIAQKGIVKFWDEFGYLSASWAAPPSSEQRYKRRRAMEIPLTIQCDKCLKWRTLPFQMDAVDKRYPDSWMCLMNPDSTQDRCDAPEQKQNLPCGVLKKDKQTAEDKQRELSEKIKQQQEKLVSLQKTSTIKSAADVKKLPLEVSMKPTTERAPQATRSSERTSTRPRSPPLPSHLKNPLGVSPARTTTQRPTRTPAPPPPASKVEHSRVRAAAKPSPPSAKPASKTPAKPPSRSLRTPAKASPAKQTPANQRKRIIEEEEEDSEQEEEEEEEEEEQDESEEESEEEEPQVKKSKMASAAGNRGKVVEKVPPPKRGKVAEAADKAPEQDPERDTKLAQKDKGLLVEVRVNKEWYTGKVIAVETNKQSVRWKVKFDYVPRSTPKDRWVFKGSDEVRLMRPPSPISQVPDTQQGTEKGSAPMEPDTTQPGTSREVTDNLVTMMRTMLRYFFPPDFRIPKDDVNSMTAEELVAFPLKEYFQQYELGLQSLCNSYQSRADAKAKAVEEKNSNAEIKLKEADEKLQKLRTNIVALLQKVQEDIDINTDDELDAYIEDLLTKGD, encoded by the exons ATGGCCTTCTCGAACTACAGTAGCCTGAACAGGGCTCAGCTCACTTTTGAGTACTTGCACACAAACTC AACAACCCACGAATTCTTGTTTGGAGCCCTGGCAGAGCTTGTGGACAATTCCAG AGATGCCAATGCCACGCGAATAGACATCTACACAG AAAAGAGACCGGAACTGCGGGGAGGCTACATGCTCTGTTTCCTTGATGACGGTACAGGAATGGACCCCA ATGAGGCAACCCATGTGATCCAGTTTGGAAAGTCCAGCAAACGGTCGCCTGAGTCCACTCAGATTGGCCAATATGGAAATGGCCTGAAATC GGGTTCCATGCGTATCGGAAAGGACTTCATCTTGTTCACTAAAAAGGGCAGCACCTTGACTTGCCTTTTCCTGTCAAGGACATTCCATGAAGAGGAGGGACTGGATGAG GTGATAGTGCCCCTCCCCACTTGGGAACTGAAGACCAGGAAGCCTGTGACCTGTGACCCTGAAAAGTATGCCATCGAGACAGAACTTATCTTCAAGTACTCTCCCTTCAAAAATGAACAACAGCTGATGGAACAATTCAACAAAATAGAGGGCAGCAATG GTACTCTGGTTATCATCTATAATCTGAAACTGATGGACAATAGAGAACCTGAGCTGGATGTAGAGACTGATCACCAGGACATCCTGATGGCTGGGACAACTATTGAAGGAGT GAAACCAGAGAGGAGGTCGTTCCGAGCCTATGCAGCTGTGTTGTACATTGACCCACGAATGAGGATCTTCATTCAGGGACACAAAGTCAGGACCAAGAGACTGTCCTGCTGTCTTTATAAACCAAG AGTTTATAAGTACTCATCCACACGTTTCAAAACCCGTGCTGAGCAGGAGGTGAAGAAAGCAGATCACCTTGCCAAGATTG CGGAGGAGAAAGCTCGCGAGGCAGAGAGTAAGCGGCTAGCTTTGGAAAACAGTGTAGGAGATGACCTATCAAAAGAGTCACGG GCAATACTGAGAAAGGCTCAGGACACAGCCATGATGCTACGGCGGGATGCTGACATGAAGAAAAAGATCCTAGAAACCAAACAAAA aGCATTAAAGGAGCCCAAAGAACTGAGTTTTACATTCGGGGTGAATATCGAACAGCGGGACCTGGACGGGATGTTTGTGTATAACTGCTCTCGTCTCATCAAGATGTATGAGAAGACGGGGCCACAGCTGGAGGGAGGCAT GGCCTGTGGAGGTGTGGTAGGAGTTGTTGATGTACCATATCTAGTTCTAGAGCCTACTCACAACAAACAAGACTTTGCAGATGCTAAGGAGTATCGACATCTTCTGAAATCTATGGGGGAGCATCTTGCTCAGTACTGGAAGGACAGTAACATAG CTCAGAAGGGAATAGTGAAGTTTTGGGATGAGTTTGGCTACCTGTCTGCAAGCTGGGCTGCACCACCTTCATCAGAGCAGAGATACAAGAGACGGCGTGCCATGGAGATACCACTTACCATACAATGTG ATAAGTGTTTAAAGTGGAGAACATTGCCATTCCAAATGGATGCAGTGGACAAACGTTATCCAGACAGCTGGATGTGTCTGATGAACCCTGACAGCACCCAGGACAG GTGTGATGCTCCAGAGCAGAAACAGAATCTGCCATGTGGTGTTCtcaaaaaagacaaacaaacagctgAAGACAAACAGAGAGAACTCTCGGAGAAAATCAAACAGCAGCAGGAGAAACTAGTGTCCCTGCAG AAAACCAGCACAATAAAGTCTGCAGCAGATGTGAAGAAGCTACCACTGGAGGTCAGCATGAAGCCAACCACAGAGCGCGCTCCTCAG GCAACCCGGTCCTCTGAGAGGACCTCAACACGTCCCCGCTCTCCgcctctcccatctcatctcaaaaATCCCCTCGGCGTTTCCCCAGCCCGCACCACTACTCAGCGCCCTACTCGGACACCTGCCCCCCCACCTCCTGCTTCCAAAGTTGAGCACTCCAGAGTTAGAGCAGCTGCGAAGCCTTCTCCGCCTTCTGCAAAGCCTGCATCCAAAACCCCAGCCAAACCACCCAGCCGCAGCTTGCGG ACACCAGCCAAAGCTTCTCCTGCCAAGCAAACACCTGCTAACCAACGCAAGAGAAtaatagaggaggaggaggaggacagtgagcaagaggaggaagaagaagaggaggaggaggagcaggatgaaagcgaggaagagagtgaagaagagGAACCACAGGTCAAAAAGTCTAAGATGGCTTCAGCAGCTGGTAACCGTGGCAAAGTAGTGGAGAAGGTTCCCCCTCCCAAACGTGGAAAGGTGGCAGAG GCAGCTGATAAGGCTCCAGAGCAGGATCCAGAGAGGGACACCAAACTTGCTCAGAAAG ATAAGGGTCTACTGGTAGAGGTACGTGTGAATAAGGAGTGGTACACAGGCAAAGTGATTGCTGTGGAGACCAATAAACAGAGTGTTCGTTGGAAAGTGAAGTTTGATTATGTGCCCAGATCCACCCCGAAAGACCGCTG GGTGTTCAAGGGTAGTGATGAGGTGCGATTGATGCGCCCACCATCTCCAATCTCTCAGGTCCCCGACACCCAGCAGGGGACGGAGAAGGGATCAGCCCCTATGGAGCCAGACACTACTCAGCCAGGTACCAGTCGAGAGGTAACCGACAACCTGGTCACCATGATGAG GACAATGCTGCGCTACTTCTTCCCTCCTGATTTTCGAATTCCAAAAGACGATGTCAACAGCATGACAGCAGAGGAACTTGTGGCCTTTCCTCTG AAAGAGTATTTCCAGCAGTACGAACTGGGTCTTCAGTCCCTTTGTAACTCATACCAGAGCAGAGCTGATGCTAAGGCCAAAGCTGTGGAGGAGAAGAACAGCAATGCTGAGATCAAACTGAAGGAGGCAGATGAGAAACTACAGAAACTGCGAACCAATATTGTAGCGCTTCTGCAGAAAGTACAGGAG